Genomic DNA from Nyctibius grandis isolate bNycGra1 chromosome Z, bNycGra1.pri, whole genome shotgun sequence:
GGTTTGTtgataaaaatctctgaaagctATATACAGCATTAACACTACACAACTGTATTAATGTAGATTGTCAGCAACTTCAGCAATATATACAAACTACCTTTACATACATAAATATCTTATTTACAGCTAATAAATAACATCCAAAGCTAAATCATGTGTCCTCATATAGAAGAACCTTCACTATTTTGTATCCAAGTTCTGTGTTTGTATTTGATCCAGTACTTAGAGCACACCTGTTCAGATACTTTATTTCCAAAAAGCTTAACTCTTAAgagaaaactgcaagaaaatgtGAAGTCTATAGGGAATAAatcattgtatttatttttagaggtCTCAAACACAGTGGCTCAATGCTCAACCCCACCCTCAGTGACTCATCACATCTCTGCTGTAGTTTCAGAGTTAGGAAATCAAATGTGAGCAATTTCAGAGTTATTAATATTCCAACATATTGCACTGTTTAAGACTTTTATCCCCAAATATACTAGCAGCCAcggctggaaaaaaaaaaacaaactgtgcatataaacacatacatgttggttttgctttcaagaTGGGATATTGGAGAAATCACCACCTCCACACTGTCTTGCACATGCAGGAGAAGACTACGAAAACCAGCACCAATAGCTCACATTACACTTCTCCAAGTGTCTACCTTCAAGCCCTTCTGCCTCCCCAGTATTTTGTTTACCTTCTATGAAGCTAAAAGATGGCTACTGAACCTTTCAGAGCACTAGAAAAAATTACGTTACTTCAAAAAGGGGAAGCAAAATGCCTTCTGTACATCTATTTTTGGCAACTTACAGCATGTCTAATTCAAGTGTTTTTCAGAGCATTCATGCTTGTGCATCACACAAGCAGGCTCCTTTTAACTGtcacagctcctgctccttGCTGAATTCTACCTCATGTCAGAAAACCATGCAGCTCCTAGGATCTAGCATTGTACCACAGCCAAACACAAACGGAGGTGGGACACTGGCAGTCACAATTCCAGTACAGGGAAGCATGAGCGTGCTCATCACCTATCAAGTGGATCCACTTGCACTGAAGACTGCATACAGCAGCCACTCAGCTGCATGACTGACATTTGGTGTCAAAGAGCAGAGAAGCTGTCACAGTTTTGGCATATAGGATGCAAGcaagtggaggggaaaaaagaaataaaaagaaaaatctgtttcctgCAGTTTCTGGTAGCTCAGAGTTCCTTTGCAGTTCCTTATTCACACAGTGTTGGACGGTAGATGGTTTCATTTTCAATGAATGAAAGCACAGATGAGAAGTTGAACGCCTGCATCTTCTCCTACAACCCCTATTTATTCCAGGGTAAGCTGCATGGAAGTATATAGCTTAACAGATCACACCTATTGCTAAGCAGCACTGGCATCTACCCCCAGtaaaacacattcaaaaccACAAACTAGAAAATTCATCCCCATATTAAGTCAGTCCCCGACACCTTTTAGTAATACACACAAAGGTGTTTTTTCACATGGAAGCCCAGTCATTTGCTAAATACATACTTGAAGACAACTAACTAGCCACTGAACTGTCTGAAAATTCAGTTAGCCAAGCCAGAAAAAACATGTCCAGTTTCAGAAGAcccctgaaaagaaagaaaagccagctATAGGGCTTTGCTTCTTTTCAATAAATACTAGAAAACTGCTATAGAGGATTTGATGTCAAGAAACCTTGTCACAAGGCACCATGATTAAGCAAAATTACTTATTCCTTCCCAGCGCTCAAGCCTGTTTTGCGGGTTTCTTTTTAACTATTCAGATAATGTATCTTTATTGTTAGTAGCTTTGTATGCTGAGACATCTTTAGAAGAAGTCTCCTAAGATAGCTAGGAATAGGAGGCAAAAAGCCAGCAGCGgataaatatttctatatatttggTTCTGAACATCCAGTCCACGGGGATGAACAgactctcctcctccccagtgtGGAAAATCTTCATTCTTGTCACTCACGCAGATTCATGAGCAGAATTTTCTTTAGAGGCTTTCTTGGCCCtgtgggaaaaacaaaaagacagatAAGGTAGAGAGGAAGATGTAAGATACTTGTTccattttgtcttatttttgagacttaagattaaaaaaatactacttaacaggaaaataaattacctGCCTGGGCTTTTCCCAGTTGCTGCTTGACTTTGCACATGTCAAATACACACAAAGAGCTCTCAAGGCCTCCCCAGGTCATTGCCCTGGAGTGAAGGTCAGCACACATGCCTTTTTATGCAGAACTAGATCTCAGTCTAGAAGTGTCCCCATGAGACCTTTCACACACAGCAATTgcactaaaataaatataaccaCTTCTCCAGCTCAAACTTTAGTGGATAAAGTCCAAATAAATCTGGCCCCACTTCTAAAGTTTACTCTGGGTCAGAAAAATTATTGATCAAAAAATTAAAGTGCACCAAAGGCTATTAAACACAAAGACTCAATATCTTATGTAAATCAGAGATGCAAATCCCAGGAAGTCACTGACCcggcagctgccagcagaaaGCAGTGTGCCAGGGAGAGCACCTGCATATGCCTGCTCAGTTTCTGTACCAGCCTCCGAATCTGCTGCTGGCCAGTGAGGAAGGACTGCTCTGGACTGACTCAGTACAGGTGTTCGGATGTTCTTCAATTAAGGGTAAATGTAGGGCATCTTTAGATAGAGGCATGCTTTCCTCTTTGTGTTCGTGCCTTGTCTGTAAACCCTCTCTAACAGTATTTATACTTGGTGACCATGCGAATGTGAGAGGCAGGGACTTGTACTTGCTTTTCAGACATGCTAACAACCACACAAGGAGATGATTAGCAGAGAACCAAATTAGGAGTTTTTAAGCTGCCATAAGCAAACCTCAGGTTAGTGTGAGTTGTGATGCCTTAAGAAGACTAGTGCACAAGCCAAGTAAATCAGGAAGTTTTATTAGATTCTCCTGCTATCACTCAAGTTTCCCTCAACCCAAAATCAATAGTGATCACTCATACCCTCCTCTCTTCCTGTTGACAGGCTGCTCCAAGCATTTCACAAATATTGCTGCCTCTTCTCCCTTACTGAGACGTGAGGTGCCATCTCGAGAACAGAACACCACCCTGTGGAAGAAATATTGGACAGTCACATGACTGAGCCAGACATCTCTTTTTAACCATAGGAACAGGACAGGTGCTTGGAAGTCTTCATACTTTCTCATGTGGGGCACTACTACTTCAAAAGCCtgtgagaaaattatttttaagagtattCTGTGACAAAAGAAACACTGTGCAAGTAAAACTGATAAATGCATTATGCATGGACCTCAAACTGTAGTCATAAGTTTCACTGGTCCTTTGCATAAAGTCTTCTTGTGGCTAAGACAGAAGAAGCTCTATCTCAAAGTCTCTTGGATCTTTATTTACAGCAATCCTTGTGTGACTTTTTTGTCAGGTGAATGATCTTGGAAGTAAGCCTGACTCCCTCAAATGTTTGCAAACAAAGTAGGTTGCCAATTCCAGAAAACCTGAGCAGTTGCTTTTCTATTTATCTGTACTTTCCCCACCCCTGTATTTGTTCAGCTCTGATAACTGTTCTTTGATAAAGTGACTGCCTTGTTTATTCAAAGGAGGAACATACTAGTCACAATACTGTACATATGACATGCATACTCTGTTCTGGGTCCATTTTCTGGTAACAGATCTCATGTCTAGTGAATATGAGTATTTAAAAAGATTCAGATCAAGGCAGTTCTGTTCAAACTTTGCTGTTTTAACATTCATGCATTAGCAACATCCCGCAACAGTCACGTGTTTCAGTTTTCTCCCACCATTCAGGTATTCCCAACTCCTATGAAAATCCAGCTTAACGAAGCAATGATTCCTTGTGCAAATGCACTTTTGGAAGGGTTTCTAAAAACCTCCTTCTAAGCAtgctcttcagaagaaaacctgGCCAAATGtccaggaagagaaaggaggagaggaactGCAAATACAATCAGAGATGCTGGTTCATGGAGATCCTCTCCTGCATATTGTAATTAACCTGAGGCACATGAGACAGTGGTATGCAAATTAATTATGTGGGAGTAAAACTACAGATTGCAGATCCCAGTGGAAGCAAACAACTGAAGCCAGCTCACATAAATGCTGGTTTGGTGGCACTGGAGGCCTGATTATCAGAGCTGCACCCATTTGTAACTGGTTTCTGTGTTTTGTCCCACACTGCAAGATACTAGGAATCAGGAAACACTGTCAATTAAAACTAATATAGCTTATAACAATCAGAACAAGTTACTTTTTCTGAGTTTCTCCTGACTTCACTCTGACTCTCTGGATGTCGAGTGTAAAAGGAGTCCACCAGTCTGACCAGCTGAAGAAGGTGTCTTTCTCCCACTGCAGCTTCAGCATAAGAAGGTCACCAATGTCCACTTCTGTGTAAATCAGGAAGGAGAAGGTCTTGTTTGAGGAGACTTCAggcctgtggggagggggataaggaaacagaaacaaaaaaattggaACTGTTGGATAGATAAAGAAAATTTAGGGGAAACACAGAACCAGGACTTTATGTACTTCAGACAAGAAGGAAGCAACCTCCTCCATAGTTCTGATGgaaggaatacagaaaaaaaaaacaccttaagCTTTTGTAGAGGcacaaggaaaagctttctgcagcaaGGCTGGTAAAACCCTAGGACACACTGCCAGGCAAGGGGTGTCTTCTCCAGTGCTGGTGGCTCTCAGAGAAGCCAGACAAGCACCAGCCAAGAACAGTTTAGGTTCCTCAGAGTAGAAAACAGACTGGTGCTTTCCCTGCCAGCCCAGGTGCAGGGATGTAAGCACAGACTTCTGCTTATTTGCAGAGTTGTGGAAGAAAATCCCCTGTCTCCCTCAGCTTCTGCACTGAGGCCTTCAGACCCATCAGACAAATAACTCCAGGTTGTAGTCTGCTTTTAAGGAGCTTTAACACAGCTGGAACATGGCataaagacactgaaaatagaagaaaacaagaaaacctgCCACACCAGAGAAGTTCTTATTAGGCTGAGCCACAGGTCAGACTTCACACTCCCATATTTCAGATCTCTTATCAGGAACAGCTCCTATAGAGCTTATATCATTAGCTTCAGCAGTGGAGGCATCCCCTTCATCAAGGACAACAGCAGATTCTGGGACCCTGTAAGatttctgcagctggagctAGAACAGGTTTTTCAGCTGGGGCTTCAACAGATTCAGGTAGACTCAACAGCACATTGCAGTTGTTTCTGTAGCTACTCACAGTGTGAAAGCGATGTTCTCACTCTCATCTAGAGTGCCATAGAGAGAGATCAGGAATGGCTGGTTTGTCTTGGTCGTGTTAGTCTTTCCAAAGAAATGGATCTTGACCTGGTAATGAAAGACTGcaagaacacaaaagaaaaggcCATCAGGAAAAATACTCAACCTCCAAACAGACTGCTGGTGACAAAACCACCCAAAAACCCCCACGCAAATCCTAGGCTGGAGTACGCCAGCATCACTAAGATGAGGAGTTTAGTTCCCTGCAGTATCCAGGGAACTATTTTTGTAAGGAGGTAAAGATTAGGATGCAAGGGAATCACAATTAAAAGACACCTTTGCAGTTCTTGCAACTAAATTCTGCATTTGACTGCCACTATAATAACCCCAGAGTCTGCAGTATCGCCTTCAAACCTTTTATAAATGTGTAAGACTTGCCATCCCTGACTCAAAACAAGTGAACTGTGCCCTCCTCATACAGGAGCCTTGGTTAAAAAAATTCAACTCACTGACACTGCAGATTAAGCACCAAATGCCAACAAAGACTAGTCTTGCAGCTGACACTGCAGGAATGTGCCCTCCGATTGCTGGTCCATCACACAATGAGCATACCATATGGCACAGTCAAagctaaggaggaaaaaaaacaaagtagtaAAATCCAACTCAGAAGTTACTTCCCTAGCTGAAAGCCTTCCAGTTCTTTCTGGCAATGTCCTTCTCAGACCTACCACTGTGGCAATGGGAATCAAGAAGTGCTGTGATATTTTAATGAGGGCTGGTGCTTCTCTGGAAACGGCACTATGAAAGGTCCAAGCCTGACGGTTccacatcttttaaaaagttgctcATCAGGCTGAGATCTGCTGATTATTTTCCCAGCAGCAGTAAAAATTCATTTGGATGAAAAATACCGAAAAAATTTTGAAGACTTAGTTGTTCCAAGTGACCAGGCTACAGATTAAATCTTCTTAATTTTGCTACTTAGAAACCTGAACTTAGAATACAGAACTTCCTTTCTGTATTGTACCTCCCACCTCCACACCTGGAGTAAGGTGACACTTCTTCTCAGACTGCACTTTAGCTTGCGCTTAACAGCAAACTGCAGGAAAGCTTCACCCCTGCTCACCACAGGCACCAAAGCAGCAATGTTGTCATCTGCAGCATACATCCACCCTGACACACAGCTGAGCAAAAGTACCAGTCTTGCTCACCAGCAGGCAAGCAGGACCTACCTTTATAGGGCATCTGAGCACGGGTCTTCAAGTACATTTTGGTGTTTCTCTTCGTTCTCACTCTGTTGACCTTGTAACCCAAATTGTTGCAGCGGTTCTTCCGGCAGCTCAGGCAGAGACCCTTCTCAAAGGCCTCCTTTGTGTTGCAGCGGTAAGCCATGCTGGGCTTTTCTTCATACAGGAGGGAGTCAATGAAGAGGTGGATGGATCGTTCATGAGAGCATTTCACCAGCTGATCCAcatcttgaaagaaagaaaatgtgtaatatgtatacacacatgcatataatGATATAAAGCCCTAAGCAATGCTGTTAACAGGCATGATCCACTATGGCAGAGCTGAGCTTTATAGGGTGACTTTTGAAAGCACTTAAAAGAACAAGTTTCTGTGCCTCTCAAAGAGATCACTGCTTGCAGGAAACCTGCAGGCTATTGAAGATCTCCCTTTGGATGTTATACTCTGTTTAAGAGCAGCCTCACCTGCAAAGCCTTTTTCAGCAATCAGTCGGAGTGCTTCTCCCAAGTTGCAACCTGGCTGGAAGCCTCCACCATTAGGATAAATATCAATGTGTCCAACAGGCTTCTGGATCCCAATGCTGCGGTCTGGGGAGCCTCGAGTGTAGGTGTGTAGGACATCTACAAAGTCAGCATCATCCGGGGAGAGGCGGGTGAGGGCATCAGCATACTCAAAGGTAGGACCAGCAGGATCCAGCCCTTTATGGGGCAAACcacaaaggaaaactgagatTATTGTCTGCCAAAGACACTGACAGTGATAACAAATGCCAAACTCAGCTACCACATTGGGCTGGAGTATTGCATATGGTATTGGTGTCACTGCAGACATTACATTGGGATCATTTAAGTAGCATTCATGTATATAGGAGAATCAAATACACTACCTTGAAAtgctgtcactgtttaaaaaataaggtgTATGTAAACATATGTAAAGAAGCCCAGATAACTTCCTCACAGCTGTAGCATTTCCGGTGGATGGAAGAAACAAGctagtaaatattttctcaatGTCTTCCTCTCTTGTCAGGAAACAGAGGAATTGTAGAATTTCTGCCTGAGGTGTCTGAAGTGTGGAAAATGTCTTGCTGCTAACTCCCTGCTAGGGGAACAAGTAGGAAACAAACGAGAGCTTCACTGTCTACATGCCTAAGGGGAAGAGGATTATTATGGTAAACTGTCAAGCTGCAGCAACACTGACATCAAAAACACCCAGAACTATTCTGCCAGGGAACAAGTACTATCTCTTGAATCCAGACAACTGCTTGAGAGATGGCTGAAGGCAGAACTGAAGGGATGTGTCTTTTCTGCAgccctcagctggggacaagcACCTGGGTTGTCACCCCTGGTTAGCCTCACCTGGTCTGAGCTGCCTCCCCCTCTGCTGTGAGGACTTCAGGGGCTATATCCCATCCAAGGTGATGCCACTTTCCCAGGGAAAGGTTCATCCTGGGCACAGAGGGCACCCATGGTGGCATGACAGAGGGTTACTGGTATTTGCATGATTTGGCAGCCTCAGTGAAAGCAACAAAGCTGCAgctgagagaaaggaagggtAGAGGGACTAGTGCTTTGGCCTCCTTATTTTAATCTGCCACCTCTCAGGAGTCTTCCTTTGCCAATGTGATTGCTGCCTAGCCCACGCTCCAGCATGCCTGTGGGTAGAGGGACTAGTGCTTTGGCCTCCTTATTTTAATCTGCCACCTCTCAGGAGTCTTCCTTTGCCAATGTGATTGCTGCCTAGCCCACGCTCCAGCATGCCTGTGGATCTGGGATCACAGCCAGGCTCAGGTGAAAGGGCAAAGGGTGCCAGCAGGAAAGGAGCTAGGCTCCCATTTGAATGCTGCtcctcagctctctcagcagCAAAGACACCACAGATGAGTGATTTTCTTAGCCTCATTTGCTGATGTTGCCATTTCCTTTGTCACCGAGATCAGTGCTAGGGTCTCAGCTCTCCAGGTGCTGGGCTGTAAACCAGCCCCAGAGTGGCCGTGCACTCTGCCTTGTCTAGCACACTTCTCAGCCTCCAAAAATCACCCTAAGCAAACATCTAAGCATGCATGGAAACAGGGCAAGCATATGTATGCTTCCCTCACCTTCCCAAAACTCTCACAGTATTATTTTCAGCCTAGAATATTACTTGAGCCTcttaggattaattttttttcataacccACAGTGGATCTCTTCTGATTATCTGTCCAGTCTCCCTTTGAGCCTGTAGAAACTTCTTGCATCTGCAGCATCCCATGGCAAAGAGCTTTGCAGGTACTACACCCGCTGCAGGAGGATCTACACCCGCTGCAGGAGGATCTACctcctgttattttttaatgtctccCACCAGCTGCAAGGGATGACCAACTAGATGAAGACAATCAGCCAAAGTTCTCATGCTGCAAGAGATACTGTGACCTTCTCCAAGCCATGGCCAGTCTTGATCACATCCCTCCAACTAGTCTCTTTTCATGGCCGATGAATCCTGCCTACTCACTCATTTCTTGTGCAGAAGCAGATCAAGGCTTCTCACCCACTacctttgttcttttctgaactTCTCCCAGTTCTACTACAGAAACACCATCCCTGCTGATTCAATAAAGAATGAACAGAACCCAAGTGCTGCCAACAAGCATCAACTGTTCTGGTGATTTTCCAGAGGAACATAATATTTCAGCACGGAAGAGACAGGACTCTCCACTCTACATTCACAGGCTTCTTACCAGTAATTCTGTTCACCTTCTTCTTAGTCAGGCTCCCAGCAATCCCAGCAGCATGGGCACCTAGACTGTACCCCAGCAAGTGGACACTGTTGAAAGGATAATTGAATTGCTCCTAGAGAAGAGAGTGATTTGTTTAAAGTTTGAAGCCAAATAGGAAAACATCAGAAgacacaaaggaaaatgttttgtaaacaCTGGGATTTCTCTTTGAGCCATGAATAACAGAAGAAACACTAAATGTAATTAACATGATTTTGTGCCATACTAGGTCACTTGAGTTAACTAACTTAAGGCAAAATTCTAAGCAGAGAGGAATACAGAATGAAGGGCAGAACTCAGCACTGTGTACTACATCAAAGGTTTTCAGCCACGCCCTGCCCACCAGTTTCCACATCTCCTATTTCCCAAAGGCAGGGCAGACTTCTGTTTCCCAAGGGCTGGCTGCTGTGTAATATACAGCAACCTGTCTTTCATAGCTACTACCTCTCACAGAGCCTTCAGAAATACTGCGGTCCCACAGGGCTCAACAGACCACAAGGTGAAGTTTCTGGAATGTACTACAAAAGGCCTCTTTGTGTAAGAGATAACTATTAAAATAAAGCTGGGATTTTAGCAGTCCAGCAAAAGTACTGTCTGCAACAGCTTAACTCCATCTGCCCAATAAGAGATGATTAACACAGCTGCATCATTGCTGTTTTGTCTCCTAGAACATTATGTACAGTGTGAGACATGTGACTACAGGTCTTACCTCCATCCAGTCAATAAATGTAGCAACATCCTTTCCCACCAGCTTAGTGTATGCAGCAGACACTGGGTAGTGCTGCTGAGCTCGAACTAGCCAGTCCACCACAATGACGTTTGAATCAGGTTCCCTCTTGTACAGAGCATCCACCAGCTTCGGGACCCAACTTTCATACATTCCTGTCacctgttggggttttttttaattaaaaaacaagaagaaatcttAATATTATCTGTGGTGTATAGACACCTCAGCTAACATATCTAGCACAGTTTATCAGGAGTGTGGTTAAAAGGGAGATTCCTCCCCTTTCTTCTTACCGTCCACCCATGGATCACCACAAAGGTTTTACTGGTGTGGTTGAAGTTGCACCGTGCCAGGCTGTCCATCTGCCCAGGCACCAGGTAGCAGACATCCTCATCGGGCTTTGCAGGTGTCCGTAAGGAAAACTTGCTCTCAATTCCCTCAAAATTGGTCTCAGCTTCTGCTATGCAAGAGCACAGGAAACATACAGCAGTGTTTAGAAGAATTAGGACAAACAGTTCAGAAGTCACAGGTACAATGTCAGAGAGATATCAGGAACAGCCAAGAAACAGCAcatgtgtttttcatttcctaCAGTGTTCCTTTGCGCCACAACAGccatggaaagagaaaaacaaagggtGAAAATTGCTCCCCCTCCAAGGTCCTGGTAAAACAGTGAGAATCTGGCCAGCTGTAAGAGAGGTATGAATTCCTTTTAGGAGTcagttttttccccattctaTTATTAACAGGAAACTTGTGAATCACCACAGCAGTGCAGAAAACCGCACAGGACAGTTGTAGACAGTacatgcagaaaagcagcaagttcCTACCATACTATTACATATTTTGGTGGTGCATCTTCCACGACACTTCATCAATAATCACTGCCTAACAAGGCTCTTTATAGCACTCAGTAGTTGCAGTgcattaaaaatagtatttgcaAAGTCACCACTGTTTTACAAAACACTAGTTTTAACTTTTTACCAACAGAGAAAGACAGCAGGTGAGAAGATCAGACACCCATTAAGGAAACTGAACTAGCAAAGGAGAAGCCTGTATTTTGAAGGCAGTATTTTTTCAGATCATCTGATAAGCaacactgcaggaaaaaacaatcttCCTCTGCCTGAAGCTATTTTGAATCCATGGCGGAGGCCAGGGAAGATCATGTACTGGTGGTAATAAAGCATGTGATGGCCTGAAAAGATCACTTTAGTGATCTCCCTCCAGCTTCCAGCTTCAAAATataagttttccttttcttccagcaaaGGCAAAGAAGTTACTTCAAGCTTCATGCTCACTACTTCCTTTGTCTGGGAAGAAACTTACATGTCTCCTCTTTTTACATCTGATTCAACACTTAAGTACCTGTACATCCAGCAGACCCTGTAATTAACTGTGGACTTAAACTCCaatgctttttgaaaactggGCCCTGCTTTGGCAACTCATGTCTAACAAATACTGATTGCCTGTTTTCCAAGTGCAGCTGAACTCAGGCCAACCCTGTCCTGCTCAATGTTGTTTCCTGGCATCGTGACCACCAAGCTTTCACAAACTCCTAAATACACATTAATGAACAGCTCCAAGCCACTGTAGGGAATTCAAAGGGACACAGTGAGGACCTCATGCCAGACATGCAAAAGAGATTTCCACTCCCCTTCTTGTTCCCATTGCAGAAGAGGTTTTCTATGATAACTGATAGGTTTGTGTTTGTCCATAAAGTCGTGCTTCATCACTCAGAGGCGATGAATAATGAactattcttctttttctaaaacttAGTTTTTCTGGTCTTATTCAAGCTACCATACTCAGCAAGGGAATGACTTATGCCCGACCTTAGTCAGCCCTCAGGTATCTGTATAAAGTCTGGGTGGGTCCTGCTGTGCTTGGAGGGCCACAGAAATCAGGGTCTAACCCCTTGTGTGAGGTGTAAAACCAGCACACAGGCTGGCAACAAATGCTCATGTACAAACCTCAGAGACTGCCGTCATCTGCAATCAATAGCTTACCATTGCCTGCGTTCATCAGGACTTCTCACCTGTCAAAAGCAAAGCACGTGCAGGGAAGTAACAAGAACTGTTCACTGAACAGTGGCAGTGCTCATCTTTAGGTTTTGACCTTGACTGCACTAGGCTGGCTAGCTAGCTAGCTAATCCAGGATAATTACACTGTGGGCCCccttcctgcctccttcccctaCAGAAGGGATAAAGTTTATGGAAAACATCTTTCTCCAAAGCAGTGGAAGTATTCACATAATGGTGAATGTAAGAAAGACTTTACCTACTGAAGGCAAAATTTACCAAACTAACCAAATGCCAATCTTTCTCAGAAGTTGCCCCTTTCTTACACTCTTGCACATTCAAGACTTCATTTTCTCACCAAGAGAGTACAAAACCCCTCTCTGAAACAAGTCTTTAGACTTACACTATTTCCTTTTTAGACAGAAAAAGTCCCAAAGGCTGACTGGTTAAATATCAACTATAACTTTTCACTCAGCAGTGCATCCATAAAACCTTGAAAGGTCCAGGAACAGCTTTCAACTGCAAGGCATACAACACAAGGACTTTCAATTATTTATATTCCTGCCCAGCACAGGAAGGCAAACAAGAATAGTCCACCTGCTCACTAGTTAATAGTGCTTCCTTTCATACTTAGATATCATTTCCCTTCTGAATTAAATCTGATAATCATCCAAAATCTAAATGAAATTTATATCACATCTTGTAGTGTGTTTTCAATTACAAACACATGCTAGAATTTACATGTAAGTTCAGATCACACCTCTTCTGGAAATTAGCTTGTAATAAACTAAATTTACAATCCTAAGTACACCATACTTAAAAGGTTCACTTAGAAAAGTGCACCAAACTTAGAAAGATTGCAGTACAGGGGCACCTACCACTGAAGGTGTGAAAAGTGCTTCACAAATATTCATGTGTTTAAGTCTAAAAATCTTTGGGTGGGATTTAAGGGCATAGGAGCACTGAGATGCAGTCACCgccaggaaagcagcagctgcaaaggATCAGCCCATGAGTTACAGAAATGGCAGAAGGCCACTCTGCTCATTTAGGCTATTT
This window encodes:
- the LPL gene encoding lipoprotein lipase isoform X2, with the translated sequence MGGKEFLAALCLCLRWVAALGEAETNFEGIESKFSLRTPAKPDEDVCYLVPGQMDSLARCNFNHTSKTFVVIHGWTVTGMYESWVPKLVDALYKREPDSNVIVVDWLVRAQQHYPVSAAYTKLVGKDVATFIDWMEEQFNYPFNSVHLLGYSLGAHAAGIAGSLTKKKVNRITGLDPAGPTFEYADALTRLSPDDADFVDVLHTYTRGSPDRSIGIQKPVGHIDIYPNGGGFQPGCNLGEALRLIAEKGFADVDQLVKCSHERSIHLFIDSLLYEEKPSMAYRCNTKEAFEKGLCLSCRKNRCNNLGYKVNRVRTKRNTKMYLKTRAQMPYKVFHYQVKIHFFGKTNTTKTNQPFLISLYGTLDESENIAFTLPEVSSNKTFSFLIYTEVDIGDLLMLKLQWEKDTFFSWSDWWTPFTLDIQRVRVKSGETQKKVVFCSRDGTSRLSKGEEAAIFVKCLEQPVNRKRGGAKKASKENSAHESA
- the LPL gene encoding lipoprotein lipase isoform X1 translates to MGGKEFLAALCLCLRWVAALGAEAETNFEGIESKFSLRTPAKPDEDVCYLVPGQMDSLARCNFNHTSKTFVVIHGWTVTGMYESWVPKLVDALYKREPDSNVIVVDWLVRAQQHYPVSAAYTKLVGKDVATFIDWMEEQFNYPFNSVHLLGYSLGAHAAGIAGSLTKKKVNRITGLDPAGPTFEYADALTRLSPDDADFVDVLHTYTRGSPDRSIGIQKPVGHIDIYPNGGGFQPGCNLGEALRLIAEKGFADVDQLVKCSHERSIHLFIDSLLYEEKPSMAYRCNTKEAFEKGLCLSCRKNRCNNLGYKVNRVRTKRNTKMYLKTRAQMPYKVFHYQVKIHFFGKTNTTKTNQPFLISLYGTLDESENIAFTLPEVSSNKTFSFLIYTEVDIGDLLMLKLQWEKDTFFSWSDWWTPFTLDIQRVRVKSGETQKKVVFCSRDGTSRLSKGEEAAIFVKCLEQPVNRKRGGAKKASKENSAHESA